One region of Columba livia isolate bColLiv1 breed racing homer chromosome 30, bColLiv1.pat.W.v2, whole genome shotgun sequence genomic DNA includes:
- the RDH8 gene encoding retinol dehydrogenase 8: MAAPAPRTVLVTGCSSGIGLAVAVKLAQDPQQRFQVIATMRDLRKKEKLEAAAGAALGTTLSIQRLDVCSDSSVAECMASIPGGRVDVLVNNAGVGHVGPVESVSVEEMKRIFETNFFGVVRMIKAVLPDMKRRQNGHIVVVSSVMGLQGIVFNDVYAASKFAVEGFCESLAVQLLQFNVFVSMVEPGPVNTDFELKLMEEVSRSEFPGADADTVRYFKDVYLPASHQIFATLGQSPAAVAEAIVAVIGARRPAFRTQTNRLYTPLVALKYADPSGDLSVGTYYRLLFHYGTLFHLSMAALRCLTCGCCRRRVTPF, encoded by the exons ATGGCCGCCCCCGCGCCCCGCACCGTCCTCGTCACCGGCTGCTCCTCCGGCATCGGGCTGGCCGTGGCCGTCAAGCTGGCGCAGGACCCCCAGCAGCGCTTCCAGG TAATCGCCACCATGCGGGACCTGCGGAAGAAGGAGAAATtagaggcggcggcgggggcggcgctgggCACCACGCTCAGCATCCAGCGCCTGGACGTCTGCAGCGACAGCTCGGTGGCGGAATGCATGGCCAGCATCCCCGGGGGGCGCGTGGACGTGCTGG TGAATAACGCCGGCGTGGGGCACGTGGGGCCGGTGGAGAGCGTGAGCGTGGAGGAGATGAAGCGCATCTTCGAGACCAACTTCTTCGGCGTGGTGAGGATGATCAAGGCGGTTCTCCCCGACATGAAGCGGCGGCAGAACGGGCACATCGTGGTGGTCAGCAGCGtcatggggctgcagg GGATCGTCTTCAACGACGTCTACGCCGCCTCCAAGTTCGCCGTGGAGGGGTTTTGTGAGAGCTTGGCcgtgcagctgctgcagttcaACGTCTT CGTCTCCATGGTAGAGCCGGGTCCCGTCAACACGGACTTCGAGCTGAAGCTGATGGAGGAGGTTTCGCGCTCCGAGTTCCCCGGCGCCGACGCGGACACCGTGCGGTATTTCAAGGATGTTTATCTGCCGGCGTCCCACCAAATCTTCGCCACGCTGGGGCAGAGCCCGGCCGCCGTGGCCGAG GCCATCGTGGCCGTGATCGGCGCCCGGCGGCCGGCGTTCCGCACCCAAACCAACCGTCTCTACACGCCGCTGGTGGCTCTCAAGTACGCGGATCCCTCGGGGGATCTGTCGGTCGGGACCTACTACCGGTTGCTGTTCCATTACGGGACGCTGTTCCACCTCAGCATGGCCGCCCTGCGCTGCCTCACCTGCGGCTGCTGCCGGCGCAGGGTCACCCCCTTTTGA
- the PPAN gene encoding suppressor of SWI4 1 homolog has protein sequence MGRPGKSKHQKKERAAARHQAQQDFATVPHSFVFHRGRGGRNLRQLVGDVRKVMEPFTARALKVRKNNSLKDFVAVAGPLGVTHFLVFSKSSSSINFKLFRLPGGPTLTFKVLQYSLIKDVVSSLKRHRMHEQQFTHHPLLVLSNFGLQQIQVKVMASMFQNMFPSINVHRVNLNNIKRCLLIAYNAETQQLDFRHYSVKVVPVGVSKGLKKLLQEKFPNMSRLEDISELLVKDINLSESEAEQDGTHNTLELPQAYAGRGNMKAQQSAVRLTEIGPRMTLQLVKVEEGLAQGNVLYHSFVHKTESEVREMLARKEAKLRLKAERRHKQEADVERKRRQREAQREKSLAGMRRKRQQDGDSDAEDPGAPEQPEAAEHSESDNDAEYYREEVGEEPDKDLFPKRKRSSSGAAPLRKRRRRSRPEDPGTAAPGKGDAARRDPLHRGGAGKGATGRKARRRTQRPQRGGSDGGATRPKGRGKVLMKGKLIFRRPGRAKGKRRKWAPPVQYTVWNGACGSAGFWGRCGVWLSPNPVTPVAQAAPACVGWRFRVTRGSATPCQPVVPIAGQGVALGLSPRGRTGEDAQPEDLYLHPKSPACSWDLYLHPEIQAKAAQRATSCPKRHKVSLAAQGSTKPSPPRHRQLHPLPCPQPQPRSRGATSRTPRRVPLAMAAPLTRCGNFSAIQESLWPVLAAQFPPALLGNAAAVYRLAAAARSWHSGSVYSFHLALSGLLYSLSLLFLAAYYYPPKDWRYGAALCKLERFLFNCNLYGGTFFLACISLNRFLAIVHPLRTRGRLHRRGAHALSAAVWALAAALSAPTLFFTELREAGEGATECLGSATPERLPRFYPYSLAIAALGCALPFLLTAACYAAVLRTVWRNRHLGPVEKRKVGLLVGAGVALYAFSYLPYHIFRNLNLRRRLLAPGAENCGVSRAVHAAAQVCKILVNLNVCLQPLLYAALPDSTPSCCGATNAAGERAEHAEMRPVA, from the exons atgGGGCGGCCGGGCAAA AGCAAGCACCAGAAGAAGGAGCGCGCGGCCGCGCGGCACCAGGCCCAGCAGGACTTCGCCACCGTCCCCCACTCCTTCGTCTTCCACCGCGGGCGCGGCGGCAGAAACCTGCGGCAGCTGGTGGGCGACGTCAGGAAGGTGATGGAGCCTTTCACCGCCAGGGCCCTCAAG GTGCGCAAGAACAACTCCCTGAAGGACTTTGTGGCGGTGGCCGGACCCTTGGGGGTCACACACTTCCTGGTTTTCAGCAAATCCTCCTCCAGCATCAATTTT aaACTTTTCCGCCTGCCCGGGGGCCCGACATTGACGTTCAAGGTGCTGCAG tACTCGCTGATCAAGGACGTGGTGTCGTCCCTCAAGCGGCACCGCATGCACGAGCAGCAGTTCACCCACCACCCCCTCCTGGTCCTCAGCAACTTCGGCCTCCAGCAGATCCAGGTCAAGGTCATGGCCAGCATGTTCCAGAACATGTTCCCCTCCATCAACGTCCACAGG GTCAACCTCAACAACATCAAGCGCTGTTTGCTCATCGCCTACAACGCGGAGACTCAGCAGCTCGATTTCAGGCACTA cAGCGTGAAGGTCGTTCCCGTGGGCGTCAGCAAAGGCCTCaagaagctgctgcaggagaagtTCCCCAACATGAGCCGCCTGGAAGACATCAGCGAACTGCTGGTCAA GGACATCAACCTCTCGGAGAGCGAAGCCGAGCAGGATGGGACCCACAACACGCTGGAGCTGCCGCAGGCGTACGCCGGCCGCGGCAACATGAAGGCGCAGCAAAGCGCCGTGCGCCTCACCGAG ATCGGCCCCCGCATGACGCTGCAGCTCGTGAAGGTCGAGGAGGGGCTGGCGCAGGGCAACGTCCTCTACCACAGTTTTG TGCACAAGACGGAGAGCGAGGTGCGGGAGATGCTGGCGCGGAAGGAGGCGAAGCTGCGGCTCAAGGCGGAGCGGCGGCACAAGCAGGAGGCGGACGTGGAGCGCAAGCGGCGGCAGCGCGAGGCACAGAG GGAGAAGAGCCTGGCCGGGATGCGGCGGAAACGGCAACAGGACGGTGACAGCGACGCCGAGGACCCCGGCGCGCCGGAGCAGCCGGAGGCGGCCGAGCATTCAGAGAGCGACAACGATGCCGAATATTACCGGGAGGAGGTGGGCGAGGAGCCCGACAAAG ATCTCTTCCCCAAGCGGAAGCGAAGCTCCTCGGGCGCTGCGCCCCTGCGGAAGCGCCGCCGGCGCAGCCGACCGGAGGATCCCGGCACCGCGGCGCCGGGGAAGGGAGACGCGGCGCGGAGGGACCCGCTGCACCGCGGCGGTGCCGGGAAGGGGGCGACGGGGCGCAAAGCGCGCCGAAGAACCCAACGGCCGCAGCGGGGGGGGAGCGATGGCGGCGCCACGAGGCCGAAGGGCAGAGGGAAGGTGCTGATGAAGGGGAAGCTGATTTTCCGGCGGCCGGGCCGTGCCAAGGGGAAGCGC AGGAAATGGGCCCCCCCTGTGCAATACACGGTGTGGAATGGCGCCTGTGGCTCTGCTGGTTTTTGGGGGCGTTGTGGGGTGTGGCTGTCGCCGAACCCCGTGACTCCGGTTGCTcaggcagcccctgcctgcGTGGGCTGGAGGTTCCGGGTGACAAGGGGAAGTGCcaccccctgccagcctgttgTCCCCATAGCGGGACAGGGGGTGGCCCTGGGACTGTCACCGAGGGGAAGGACAGGAGAGGACGCGCAGCCGGAGG atctctACCTGCACCCCAAGagtcctgcctgcagctgggatctctACCTGCACCCTGAGATCCAGGCAAAGGCCGCCCAACGGGCCACATCCTGTCCCAAAAGGCACAAGGTCTCGCTCGCGGCACAAGGCTCAACCAAACCCTCCCCACCGCGTCACCGGCAACTCCACCCACTTCCCTGCCCGCAACCACAACCCCGCAGTCGGGGGGCGACCAGCAGGACCCCCCGGCGCGTCCCCCTCGCCATGGCGGCTCCGCTCACCCGCTGCGGCAACTTCAGCGCCATCCAGGAGTCTCTGTGGCCGGTGCTGGCGGCACAATTCCCTCCGGCGCTGCTGGGCAACGCCGCGGCCGTTTACCGCTTGGCCGCCGCGGCGCGCTCCTGGCACAGCGGCTCCGTCTACTCCTTCCACCTGGCGCTCAGCGGGCTCCTCTACTCCCTGTCGCTGCTGTTTTTAGCCGCGTATTATTACCCGCCCAAGGATTGGCGCTACGGCGCGGCGCTGTGCAAGCTCGAGCGCTTCCTCTTCAACTGCAACCTCTACGGCGGCACCTTCTTCCTCGCCTGCATCAGCCTCAACCGCTTCCTCGCCATCGTGCACCCGCTGCGGACGCGCGGGCGGCTGCACCGCCGGGGCGCCCATGCGCTGAGCGCGGCCGTTTGGGCGCTCGCCGCGGCGCTTTCGGCGCCCACCTTGTTCTTCACCGAACTGCGGGAGGCCGGGGAAGGCGCCACGGAGTGTTTGGGGAGCGCGACGCCGGAGCGGTTGCCGCGGTTCTACCCGTACAGCCTGGCCATAGCGGCGCTGGGCTGCGCGCTGCCGTTCCTCCTCACCGCCGCCTGCTACGCCGCGGTTCTCCGCACCGTTTGGCGCAACCGTCACCTCGGCCCGGTGGAGAAGCGCAAAGTGGGGTTGTTGGTGGGTGCCGGGGTGGCTCTTTACGCCTTTTCCTACCTCCCGTACCACATTTTCCGGAACCTCAACCTGCGGCGGCGTTTGCTGGCACCCGGCGCGGAGAATTGCGGCGTATCCAGAGCCGTTCACGCCGCCGCGCAGGTCTGCAAGATCCTGGTGAACCTCAACGTCTGCCTGCAGCCGCTGCTCTACGCCGCGCTGCCCGACAGCACGCCGAGCTGCTGCGGTGCCACCAACGCCGCCGGCGAGCGCGCCGAGCACGCCGAGATGCGCCCGGTGGCCTAA
- the EIF3G gene encoding eukaryotic translation initiation factor 3 subunit G codes for MPTGDYDSKPSWADQVEEEGGEDDKCITSELLKDIPLPGVLGGSLSAEAELLKGGPLPSPKELINGNIKTITEYREEEDGRKVKIIRTFRIETRKASKAVARRKNWKKFGNSEFDAPGPNVATTTVSDDVFMTFITSKEDLNCQEEEDPMNKLKGQKIVSCRICKGDHWTTRCPYKDTLGPMQKELAEQLGLSTGEKEKLPGEPEPVQAQTSKTGKYVPPSLRDGASRRGESMQPNRRADDNATIRVTNLSEDTRETDLQELFRPFGSISRIYLAKDKTTGQSKGFAFISFHRREDAARAIAGVSGFGYDHLILNVEWAKPSTN; via the exons ATGCCGACCGGCGACTACGA CTCCAAGCCCAGCTGGGCCGACCAGGTGGAAGAGGAGGGCGGAGAGGACG ACAAATGCATCACCAGCGAGCTGCTGAAGGACATCCCCCTGcccggggtgctggggggcagccTGAGCGCCGAGGCCGAGCTGCTGAAGGGAG GGCCGCTCCCCTCCCCGAAAGAGCTCATTAACGGCAACATCAAAACCATCACGGAGTATCGCGAGGAGGAGGATGGGCGCAAGGTGAAG ATCATCCGCACCTTCCGCATCGAAACCAGGAAGGCGTCCAAGGCCGTGGCGCGTCGGAAG AACTGGAAGAAATTTGGCAACTCGGAGTTCGACGCCCCCGGCCCCAACGTCGCCACCACCACCGTGAGCGACGACGTCTTCATGACCTTCATCACCAGCAAGgag GACCTGAActgccaggaggaggaggatccCATGAACAAACTGAAGGGGCAGAAGATCGTTTCGTGCCGGATCTGCAAAGGCGACCACTGGACGACGCGTTGTCCCTACAAGGACACGCTGGGGCCCATGCAGAAGGAGTTGGCCGAGCAGCTTGGACTGTCCACGGGCGAGAAGGAGAAGCTCCCTGGAG AGCCGGAGCCGGTGCAGGCGCAGACGAGCAAGACGGGGAAATACGTCCCGCCGAGCCTGCGCGACGGCGCCAGCCGCCGTGGGGAGTCCATGCAGCCCAACCGCAGGG CTGATGACAATGCCACCATCCGTGTCACCAACCTGTCCGAGGACACGCGGGAGACTGATCTCCAGGAGCTTTTCCGGCCGTTCGGTTCCATCTCCAGGATTTATTTAGCCAAGGACAAGACCACCGGGCAGTCCAAG GGTTTTGCCTTCATCAGCTTCCACCGCCGCGAGGACGCGGCGCGGGCTATCGCCGGCGTCTCCGGTTTTGGCTACGACCACTTGATCCTCAACGTGGAATGGGCCAA ACCCTCCACCAACTGA